One Nitrospina watsonii DNA segment encodes these proteins:
- a CDS encoding insulinase family protein yields MIVLLIVLLNVSAFAGMDNRKTKTLVLGNNLEVLLMSDPDVDRSAAALSVGVGHLYDPQEKMGMAHYLEHMLFLGTEKYPEVGSFKDFLTAHSGSSNAYTGDNITNYFFQSSHDAFPEAMDRFSDFFRAPLFDKTYAEREVQAVNNEFEKNKLQDGWRASHLTNQVSKEGHPIRNFGIGNADTLAGDNRPALLEFHDKYYSARIMRLSVLSKLTLLELERIVQKYFSNISDHSVNLPEVPSDYRQPLSGKYRLLKIKTIKDVRSLSLDFPTIRLADYKESKPASIVATVIGHEGQGSLLSKLKKEGLALGLSAGGGYSHPNLSSFGITINLTPKGMDKYERVLELVFSYIEMLKKTGFEKYTFEETQAMAEIDFEWKSPQEGMGFMAGKAAMMQIYKLDEVEELPYLFKKYDPDAYRAVLNTLTPENMLVVLNGQNVETDQVEKFFGTEYSLTQVGGSAYDKLTHPPEPEGMTYPEKNDFVPYKLEMVEEDPSLIRDDQYAKIWFKFDHKFKQPKVYIRYRIETPHVYDTVDNLALSKLYNLAIHEGLNELTYPISLAGLVYSIDIEKQGMTLSVGGYTERINDLLKLVAKNMKTIKISKQKFGNIKEAVLRDIRNRQLGQAYMRASYFHRQLWQVKQYTEEELLAALEPITLEDVRQYSQRLYERVYATGLVHGNWTVAEVKSSVNILLGELSSLPLAENERYKEEVAVLRPGEKVRFSQQVQDNNNALYYTLQVGERSMERQAKLSLIASIVESDFYTQMRTNQQLGYIVWSFENRMEERLFFKMIIQSSNYSPFELQKRVEAWMDKTDGLLSALSDEEFERHRRSLIVSLEKQGDSIGAVASDLYYYATEEDGNFQFKEQLVEAVRKLSKDDVVAAAKKLFQSPQVARSIILVRSNANDDAVPDDVLTTIDQIKNRRATPVGVIPQ; encoded by the coding sequence TTGATTGTACTTCTCATCGTTCTTCTGAACGTTTCGGCCTTTGCCGGAATGGACAATCGCAAAACGAAAACCCTCGTGCTGGGAAACAATCTGGAAGTGTTGCTGATGAGCGACCCGGATGTGGATCGCAGCGCCGCTGCCCTGTCTGTCGGAGTGGGACACCTCTATGATCCGCAAGAGAAGATGGGAATGGCGCACTACCTGGAGCACATGCTGTTTCTGGGGACGGAAAAGTACCCGGAGGTGGGATCTTTCAAGGATTTTCTGACCGCTCACTCCGGCTCCAGCAACGCCTACACCGGTGACAACATCACCAACTACTTCTTTCAATCCAGCCACGATGCCTTTCCTGAGGCCATGGACCGCTTTTCGGATTTTTTCCGCGCCCCGTTGTTTGATAAAACCTACGCGGAGCGGGAGGTGCAGGCGGTCAACAACGAATTTGAGAAGAACAAATTGCAGGATGGATGGCGCGCCAGCCACCTGACCAACCAGGTTTCCAAAGAAGGCCACCCGATCCGGAATTTCGGCATCGGCAACGCCGACACCCTTGCCGGAGACAACCGACCGGCCTTACTCGAGTTTCATGACAAGTACTATTCCGCACGCATCATGCGGCTCTCCGTTTTATCCAAACTCACGCTGCTGGAACTGGAGCGGATTGTGCAGAAGTACTTTTCGAACATTTCGGACCATTCGGTGAATCTGCCGGAAGTGCCGTCCGATTACCGCCAGCCTCTTTCCGGCAAATACCGGTTGCTGAAAATCAAGACCATCAAGGATGTGCGGTCGCTCAGCCTGGATTTTCCGACGATCCGCCTGGCGGATTATAAGGAAAGCAAACCGGCATCGATCGTGGCGACGGTGATCGGTCATGAAGGCCAGGGATCGCTGTTGTCCAAACTGAAAAAAGAGGGTCTGGCGCTGGGGCTTTCAGCGGGGGGCGGGTACAGTCACCCAAACCTGTCGAGTTTCGGCATCACCATCAATCTGACTCCCAAAGGCATGGACAAGTACGAACGCGTTCTGGAACTGGTTTTTTCCTATATCGAGATGCTAAAGAAAACCGGATTTGAAAAGTACACGTTTGAAGAAACGCAGGCGATGGCGGAAATCGATTTTGAATGGAAAAGTCCGCAGGAAGGCATGGGCTTCATGGCGGGCAAGGCTGCCATGATGCAGATCTACAAACTGGACGAGGTGGAGGAGTTGCCCTACCTCTTTAAAAAATACGACCCGGACGCCTACCGCGCCGTGCTGAATACCTTGACGCCCGAAAACATGCTGGTTGTGCTCAACGGCCAGAATGTGGAAACGGACCAGGTCGAAAAATTTTTCGGGACGGAATACTCCCTGACCCAGGTGGGGGGATCGGCTTACGACAAGCTGACCCATCCGCCGGAACCTGAGGGCATGACGTATCCTGAGAAAAACGATTTCGTGCCGTACAAACTGGAGATGGTCGAGGAAGACCCGAGTCTCATCCGGGATGACCAATACGCCAAAATCTGGTTCAAGTTCGATCACAAGTTCAAACAACCCAAGGTGTACATCCGTTACCGGATTGAAACGCCGCACGTGTACGACACGGTGGACAACCTGGCGCTCTCGAAGTTGTACAACCTGGCCATTCATGAAGGGTTGAATGAGCTCACGTATCCGATCAGCCTTGCTGGACTGGTGTACAGCATCGACATCGAAAAGCAGGGCATGACGCTGTCGGTGGGTGGTTATACGGAACGCATCAATGATCTGTTGAAGCTGGTCGCGAAAAACATGAAGACCATCAAGATCAGCAAGCAGAAATTCGGAAACATCAAGGAAGCGGTTCTGCGGGACATCCGCAATCGTCAATTGGGTCAGGCCTACATGCGGGCTTCGTATTTTCACCGTCAGTTGTGGCAGGTCAAGCAATACACGGAAGAGGAACTGCTGGCGGCGCTGGAGCCGATCACTTTGGAAGACGTCCGCCAATACTCCCAACGATTGTATGAGCGCGTGTATGCCACCGGCCTGGTGCACGGCAACTGGACGGTCGCAGAGGTGAAAAGCAGCGTCAACATTCTGCTTGGTGAATTATCCAGCCTGCCGCTTGCCGAAAACGAACGTTACAAAGAGGAAGTGGCGGTGTTGCGTCCCGGCGAAAAAGTGCGTTTCTCCCAGCAGGTGCAGGACAATAACAATGCCCTGTATTACACGTTGCAGGTGGGTGAACGTTCCATGGAACGGCAGGCCAAGCTGTCGTTGATCGCGTCCATCGTCGAGAGCGATTTCTACACGCAGATGCGAACCAACCAGCAGTTGGGTTACATCGTATGGAGTTTTGAGAACCGTATGGAGGAACGCCTGTTCTTCAAGATGATCATCCAGTCGTCCAATTACAGTCCGTTCGAATTGCAGAAACGGGTCGAGGCCTGGATGGATAAAACAGATGGCCTCCTGAGTGCGCTTTCCGATGAAGAGTTTGAGCGTCACCGCCGGAGCCTGATCGTTTCCCTGGAGAAGCAGGGCGACAGCATCGGTGCGGTGGCGAGTGACCTTTACTACTACGCGACAGAAGAAGACGGAAACTTTCAATTTAAGGAACAACTGGTGGAAGCGGTCCGCAAGCTGAGCAAGGATGACGTGGTTGCGGCGGCGAAAAAACTGTTCCAGAGTCCGCAGGTGGCGCGTTCGATCATTCTGGTGCGGTCCAATGCGAACGACGATGCGGTGCCGGACGATGTGTTGACCACCATCGACCAGATCAAAAACCGTCGCGCCACCCCCGTCGGTGTGATTCCGCAATAG
- a CDS encoding EamA family transporter, translating into MSAISITLILLSCLFHALWNVLTQTSRNSNFLSGFKGMVIIVIALGYLATSGSSAVPEGVWVWIVVSGVLHGVYILSLSKAYQTQDISYVYPIARSAPVFVPVFAWFFLAEHLSISSMSAIVLILVAVYILHFDGHLIRGFRNLWDAILHKDMRWAFITLGLVVGYSLVDKQGMDLFIEARPDQAVENGFAFFFLEALIGFTLCNLYLFAKHPAQEIGAVWRQEWGRGLVAAVATIGSYGLICVVLQFEEVSQVVAVRQTSVLMVVLWGVLQLKESFGSQRILAGGLVVLGVALMGWEPSASLP; encoded by the coding sequence TTGTCCGCCATTAGTATTACGTTGATCCTGCTTTCCTGCCTGTTTCATGCGCTGTGGAATGTGTTGACGCAGACCAGCCGCAATTCCAATTTCCTTTCCGGCTTCAAAGGCATGGTCATCATTGTGATCGCGCTGGGCTACCTCGCCACCTCCGGGTCCAGCGCGGTGCCGGAAGGGGTGTGGGTGTGGATTGTGGTGTCGGGCGTGTTGCACGGCGTTTATATTTTGAGCCTGTCGAAAGCCTACCAGACGCAGGACATCTCGTATGTGTATCCCATTGCCCGCTCGGCTCCGGTATTCGTGCCGGTGTTCGCGTGGTTTTTTCTGGCGGAACACCTCAGTATTTCATCGATGAGCGCCATCGTGCTCATTCTGGTCGCCGTGTATATTTTGCATTTCGACGGTCACTTGATCCGTGGGTTCCGCAATCTATGGGACGCCATCCTGCACAAGGACATGCGCTGGGCATTCATCACGCTGGGCCTGGTGGTGGGATACAGCCTGGTGGACAAGCAGGGCATGGATTTATTCATCGAAGCTCGCCCCGACCAGGCAGTGGAAAATGGATTCGCGTTTTTTTTCCTGGAAGCGTTGATCGGGTTCACGCTGTGCAACCTGTACCTGTTCGCAAAACACCCGGCGCAGGAAATAGGGGCGGTGTGGCGGCAGGAATGGGGACGGGGACTGGTGGCGGCGGTGGCGACCATCGGTTCCTACGGATTGATCTGCGTGGTGCTCCAGTTCGAGGAGGTGAGCCAGGTGGTGGCGGTGCGCCAGACCAGTGTCCTGATGGTCGTTTTGTGGGGCGTGCTCCAGCTCAAGGAATCGTTCGGGTCGCAGCGGATTCTGGCTGGGGGTCTGGTGGTGCTGGGGGTTGCTCTGATGGGTTGGGAGCCGTCCGCTTCTCTGCCGTAG
- a CDS encoding acyl-[ACP]--phospholipid O-acyltransferase codes for MLKNQLNLLWSQRFFPLFVTQFLGAFNDNLFKNALVILITYVAAERAGLNAQMMITAAAGIFILPFFLFSATAGQLADKYEKSQLVRVIKFVEIILMMGAAYGFYIGSVNLLMTILFLMGTQSAFFGPIKYGILPELLLEDELIGGNALIEAGTFISILVGTIIGGLLILREGGVWMVSGIVITLAGVGFAGSLFIPKRVAAAPKLKVDYNIFRETWNIVAYSRKNRDVFLSILGISWFWLIGATFLAQFPTYGKDIIGGNEELVTLFLTVFSVGIGIGSLLCNRLLKGEIVATYVPLGMLGMTVFIIDLYFASQQTFIASGTEMIGAGQFLTHFSSWRILFDMFMISMCGGLYIVPLYAILQSRSETTHRSRTIASNNVLNALFMVVSAIGTAVMLQIGFDITKVFLTLAILNTFVALYTCQLLPDALVKSILIWLFHTFYKVEIKGLEQFKKVADGKFIIIANHLSFLDAALIAACTPTKLTFAINTFIARSWMVKPFLFLTETFALDPTNPIATRNLIETIRSGAQVVIFPEGRITTTGSLMKVYEGPGMIADKSGAQILPVRIDGAQFTPFSRLRGKVPIKWFPKITLTFLEPRTFQVPDKVKGRKRRRLAASQLYALMSNMLFESTDSRKTLFEAVLTARTTHGGGHAVAEDIERKPITYRQLILRCFILGRHMARRTEPNEYVGVLLPNAVGALVTFFGLQAFGRVPAMLNFSVGTKNMIAACEAAKIRSVYTSRLFIEKGKLHDLTDALTDAGLHIVYLEDLRKEIGLLAKLRGVWSSLFPLRAYRNACRGQIDPDRPCVVLFTSGSEGVPKGVVLTHFNILANVNQLNARIDLGPTDIVFNSLPVFHSFGLTGGTLLPVLCGLKTFFYPSPLHYRQIPELIYDTNATIMFGTDTFLAGYAHYGHPYDFHNLRYLFAGAEKLREETRRVWAEKFGIRIFEGYGATETAPILSLNTPMLNKTGSVGCLLPAIQQRLEAVPGIDEGGRLWVTGPNVMAGYLRHTDPGVLEPPENRWYDTGDIVEIDEEGFLTIKGRAKRFAKVGGEMISLTAVESYLSHLWPDYQHAVVTLPDEKKGEQMVLVTTHKEAARDAIVQHVKANGLGDLSIPKRIMVVDEVPLLATGKIDYVKTQELVNANQG; via the coding sequence ATGCTTAAAAACCAACTCAATCTACTCTGGTCCCAACGCTTCTTCCCTCTGTTCGTGACGCAGTTCCTTGGCGCTTTCAACGACAACCTGTTCAAGAACGCGCTGGTCATCCTCATCACCTACGTCGCGGCAGAGCGCGCCGGGTTGAACGCACAGATGATGATCACCGCCGCCGCCGGCATCTTCATCCTGCCCTTCTTCCTGTTTTCCGCCACCGCCGGCCAACTCGCCGACAAGTATGAAAAATCCCAGCTGGTGCGCGTCATCAAATTTGTCGAAATCATACTGATGATGGGCGCGGCCTATGGTTTTTATATCGGGAGCGTCAACCTGCTGATGACCATCCTGTTTCTGATGGGCACGCAGTCGGCATTTTTTGGCCCCATCAAGTACGGCATCCTGCCGGAGCTTCTATTGGAAGACGAGCTCATCGGCGGCAATGCCCTCATCGAGGCCGGGACCTTCATCTCCATTCTGGTCGGCACCATCATTGGCGGCCTGCTGATCCTGCGCGAGGGTGGGGTGTGGATGGTGTCCGGCATCGTCATCACCCTGGCGGGCGTCGGTTTTGCCGGCAGCCTGTTCATCCCGAAACGCGTCGCCGCCGCGCCCAAATTGAAAGTGGATTACAACATCTTCCGCGAAACCTGGAACATCGTCGCCTATTCGCGCAAAAATCGCGACGTGTTTCTGTCCATTCTCGGCATCTCGTGGTTCTGGCTGATCGGCGCCACCTTCCTCGCTCAGTTCCCGACGTACGGCAAGGACATCATCGGCGGCAACGAAGAACTGGTCACACTGTTCCTCACCGTATTCTCCGTCGGCATCGGCATCGGGTCCCTCCTGTGCAATCGCCTGCTGAAAGGCGAGATCGTCGCCACTTACGTGCCGCTCGGCATGCTGGGCATGACGGTGTTCATCATCGATCTTTACTTCGCCAGCCAGCAGACCTTCATCGCCAGCGGGACAGAGATGATCGGGGCCGGGCAGTTTCTCACTCACTTTTCAAGCTGGCGCATTCTGTTCGACATGTTCATGATTTCGATGTGCGGCGGCCTCTATATCGTTCCGTTGTATGCCATCCTGCAATCGCGTTCGGAGACCACGCACCGCTCCCGCACCATCGCCAGCAACAACGTACTGAATGCCCTGTTCATGGTGGTGTCGGCCATCGGCACCGCTGTCATGCTGCAAATCGGGTTCGACATCACCAAGGTGTTCTTGACGCTGGCCATCCTCAACACCTTCGTCGCCCTCTATACCTGCCAGTTGCTGCCCGACGCCCTGGTCAAATCCATCCTCATCTGGCTGTTCCACACCTTTTACAAAGTCGAGATCAAGGGCCTCGAACAATTCAAAAAAGTTGCCGACGGTAAATTCATCATCATCGCCAACCACCTGTCGTTTCTGGATGCCGCGTTGATCGCCGCCTGTACGCCCACGAAACTGACGTTTGCCATCAACACCTTCATCGCCCGTTCGTGGATGGTCAAACCCTTCCTGTTTCTGACCGAGACCTTCGCGCTGGACCCGACCAACCCGATCGCCACGCGCAACCTCATCGAAACCATCCGCAGCGGCGCGCAGGTGGTGATCTTCCCGGAAGGCCGCATCACCACCACCGGATCCCTGATGAAGGTGTACGAGGGACCGGGTATGATCGCCGATAAATCCGGCGCACAGATTCTGCCCGTCCGCATCGACGGCGCCCAGTTCACCCCCTTCTCGCGACTGCGCGGCAAGGTGCCCATCAAATGGTTTCCGAAAATCACCTTGACCTTTCTCGAACCGCGCACCTTCCAGGTGCCGGACAAGGTGAAAGGCCGCAAACGCCGCCGCCTGGCCGCCAGCCAGTTGTACGCACTCATGTCGAACATGCTGTTCGAGAGCACCGATTCGCGCAAAACCCTGTTCGAAGCCGTGCTCACAGCCCGCACCACGCATGGCGGAGGACATGCGGTGGCGGAAGACATCGAACGCAAACCCATCACCTACCGCCAACTCATTCTGCGTTGTTTTATTTTGGGACGCCACATGGCGCGCCGGACCGAACCGAACGAATACGTCGGCGTGCTGCTGCCCAACGCCGTGGGCGCGCTGGTGACGTTTTTCGGGCTGCAGGCGTTCGGGCGCGTCCCCGCCATGCTCAATTTTTCCGTCGGCACCAAAAACATGATCGCCGCCTGCGAGGCCGCGAAAATCCGCAGCGTTTACACCTCGCGCCTGTTCATAGAAAAAGGCAAGCTGCATGACCTGACCGATGCCCTCACCGACGCCGGGCTCCACATCGTGTACCTGGAAGACCTGCGCAAAGAAATCGGCCTGTTGGCCAAGCTGCGCGGCGTGTGGTCCAGCCTGTTTCCCCTGCGCGCCTACCGCAACGCCTGCCGGGGCCAGATCGATCCCGACCGTCCCTGCGTGGTGCTGTTCACTTCCGGTTCCGAAGGCGTGCCCAAGGGCGTCGTGCTGACTCACTTCAACATCCTCGCCAACGTCAACCAGCTGAACGCGCGCATCGATCTCGGCCCCACCGACATCGTGTTCAATTCGCTGCCGGTGTTTCATTCCTTCGGCCTCACCGGCGGCACGCTGCTGCCGGTGCTGTGCGGCCTCAAAACATTTTTTTATCCATCTCCGCTGCACTACCGGCAGATTCCCGAACTCATCTATGACACCAACGCCACCATCATGTTCGGCACCGATACGTTTCTCGCCGGGTACGCCCATTACGGTCACCCTTACGATTTTCACAACCTGCGTTACCTGTTCGCCGGAGCCGAAAAGTTGAGAGAGGAAACGCGCAGGGTGTGGGCGGAAAAATTCGGCATCCGCATTTTTGAAGGGTACGGCGCCACCGAGACCGCGCCGATCCTGTCGCTCAACACGCCGATGCTGAACAAAACCGGCTCGGTGGGTTGCCTGCTGCCCGCCATCCAACAGCGGTTGGAAGCCGTGCCCGGTATCGACGAAGGTGGCCGCTTGTGGGTCACCGGACCCAACGTCATGGCAGGCTACCTGCGGCACACCGACCCCGGCGTGCTGGAGCCTCCGGAAAACCGCTGGTACGACACCGGCGACATCGTCGAGATCGACGAGGAAGGCTTCCTCACCATCAAGGGCCGGGCCAAACGCTTCGCCAAGGTCGGCGGCGAGATGATCTCACTGACCGCCGTCGAATCTTACCTCTCCCACCTGTGGCCGGACTACCAGCACGCGGTGGTCACATTGCCGGATGAAAAAAAGGGCGAGCAAATGGTGCTGGTGACCACACACAAGGAGGCCGCCCGCGACGCCATCGTCCAGCACGTCAAGGCCAACGGACTGGGCGATTTGAGCATTCCCAAACGCATCATGGTGGTCGATGAAGTGCCGCTGCTCGCCACCGGAAAAATCGATTACGTCAAAACGCAGGAACTGGTCAACGCCAACCAGGGTTGA
- a CDS encoding alpha/beta fold hydrolase: protein MVAQDSDPGGERLAGIGGEPEYVVLLHGIARTNRSMAPLADYLTKHGYAAVNIDYPSTRYCMDELVERLHQMMQALNLEKDRTIHFVGYSMGALIVRGLVQKHRPPHLGRVVMLAPPNGGSEVADFLKNNFLFKWIYGPAGQELGTNRDGCRARFGDIDFEFGVVAGDRSLDPLSSAIIAGPSDGKVSIERTQVPGMKDHIVVHATHTFIMRNEKAMAQTLHFLQHGAFYRGDQP, encoded by the coding sequence ATGGTTGCGCAGGACTCTGATCCCGGTGGAGAGCGCCTTGCCGGCATAGGTGGAGAACCGGAGTATGTTGTGCTTCTGCACGGCATCGCCCGCACCAACCGATCGATGGCCCCGCTCGCCGATTATCTGACAAAGCACGGCTATGCGGCAGTCAACATCGATTACCCTTCCACGCGTTATTGTATGGATGAATTGGTGGAGCGCCTGCATCAGATGATGCAGGCTTTGAATCTGGAGAAAGACCGGACCATTCACTTCGTGGGTTATTCGATGGGCGCGTTGATTGTGCGTGGCCTCGTGCAGAAACACCGGCCGCCTCATCTGGGACGGGTGGTGATGCTGGCGCCTCCCAACGGCGGCAGCGAAGTGGCGGATTTTCTCAAAAACAATTTCCTGTTCAAGTGGATATACGGTCCCGCCGGACAGGAGCTGGGTACGAATCGGGATGGCTGCCGCGCTCGTTTCGGCGACATTGATTTTGAATTTGGAGTGGTTGCGGGCGACCGTTCGCTGGATCCCTTGTCGTCGGCGATCATCGCGGGACCGAGTGACGGCAAGGTGTCCATCGAGCGCACCCAGGTTCCCGGCATGAAGGATCATATTGTGGTGCACGCCACGCACACGTTCATCATGCGTAACGAGAAAGCGATGGCGCAGACCCTGCACTTTCTGCAACACGGTGCATTTTATAGAGGAGATCAACCATGA
- a CDS encoding VOC family protein encodes MFKKIAFIHYGTLDLDRAVEFYQNVLGLKLMFKVDDWAEFDLDGQRLALRRVDRWEPEAAAGAMVHLEARPIELMVEVLKNKGVHFVHAVQEFPYGKLATLLDPDGNRIGLYQPPGEKKPA; translated from the coding sequence TTGTTCAAAAAAATCGCGTTCATCCACTACGGCACCCTGGATCTGGACCGCGCCGTCGAATTCTACCAGAACGTGCTCGGCTTGAAACTGATGTTCAAGGTGGACGACTGGGCCGAATTCGACCTCGACGGGCAGCGGCTGGCGTTACGCCGGGTGGACCGCTGGGAACCGGAAGCCGCCGCCGGGGCCATGGTGCATCTCGAAGCCCGGCCCATCGAACTGATGGTGGAAGTCTTGAAAAATAAAGGCGTCCATTTCGTCCACGCAGTGCAGGAATTCCCCTACGGCAAGCTGGCGACGCTTCTCGATCCGGACGGCAACCGGATCGGCCTGTATCAACCACCCGGCGAAAAAAAACCGGCGTAA
- the moaC gene encoding cyclic pyranopterin monophosphate synthase MoaC: MNNPLTHFNEEGRARMVDVSEKSVTERIATAQGTVYMQPETLRLIQEGRIKKGDVLAVAQVAGIQGAKKTSDVIPMCHPLLLTGVDIQFEEYPEPGAHGLSSIGITATVKVTGQTGVEMEALTAVSMAALTIYDMCKAVDRDMFFNQIGLTYKTGGKSGTFTRQNVSEV; encoded by the coding sequence ATGAACAACCCGCTGACGCATTTCAATGAAGAGGGCCGCGCCCGCATGGTGGATGTCTCGGAAAAGAGCGTCACCGAACGCATCGCCACCGCCCAGGGCACGGTGTACATGCAACCGGAGACCCTGCGGCTGATCCAGGAAGGCCGCATCAAAAAAGGCGACGTGCTGGCCGTGGCGCAGGTGGCGGGCATCCAGGGCGCGAAAAAGACCTCGGATGTCATCCCCATGTGCCATCCGTTGTTGTTGACCGGGGTGGACATCCAATTTGAAGAATACCCGGAACCCGGCGCCCACGGCCTGAGTTCCATCGGCATCACCGCCACGGTCAAGGTCACCGGGCAGACCGGCGTCGAGATGGAAGCACTGACGGCCGTCTCCATGGCCGCCCTCACCATCTACGACATGTGCAAGGCGGTTGACCGCGACATGTTTTTCAATCAAATCGGCCTGACATACAAAACCGGTGGCAAGTCCGGGACGTTCACCCGCCAAAACGTATCGGAGGTTTGA
- a CDS encoding MoaD/ThiS family protein, producing MVTVKYFANLRQLAGKEEDRFDLEGEVTLEALTHMIGKTLPQIGEMVRQKKIMISINYDVMPLDTVVRDGDEIALLPPFSGGM from the coding sequence ATGGTTACCGTGAAATACTTCGCCAACCTCCGGCAACTGGCCGGCAAGGAAGAAGACCGGTTCGATCTCGAAGGCGAGGTCACGCTGGAAGCCCTGACTCACATGATCGGCAAAACCCTGCCGCAGATCGGTGAGATGGTGCGCCAGAAAAAAATTATGATTTCCATCAATTACGACGTGATGCCTTTGGACACGGTGGTCCGCGACGGCGATGAGATCGCGCTGTTGCCCCCCTTCTCCGGCGGCATGTGA
- a CDS encoding molybdenum cofactor biosynthesis protein MoaE, whose protein sequence is MSTATESKVRIQKEDFNVHDEIEVMKKPSRNIGGITTFLGTGRELNKGQNITELNFEHYPQMAEKKLADIRDKAIRDFGIIDMSIIHRIGYIDIGENIVLIIACGEHRQETFKACEWAIAELKRTTPIWKRETTSTGEVWVQATP, encoded by the coding sequence ATGAGCACGGCAACCGAATCCAAAGTCCGCATCCAAAAAGAAGATTTCAACGTTCACGATGAAATCGAAGTGATGAAGAAACCCTCCCGCAACATCGGCGGCATCACCACCTTCCTGGGTACGGGCCGCGAGTTGAACAAGGGACAGAACATCACCGAATTGAATTTCGAGCATTACCCGCAGATGGCGGAGAAAAAGCTCGCGGACATCCGCGACAAAGCCATCCGGGATTTCGGCATCATCGACATGAGCATCATCCACCGCATCGGCTACATCGACATCGGCGAGAACATCGTGCTCATCATCGCCTGCGGCGAGCACCGGCAGGAAACGTTCAAAGCCTGCGAATGGGCCATTGCCGAACTCAAGCGCACCACGCCGATCTGGAAACGCGAGACCACGTCCACAGGCGAAGTCTGGGTGCAGGCCACTCCATAA